The Solanum pennellii chromosome 11, SPENNV200 sequence ccaaaactccacaaaaaaaacacatcccttcaactaataaaaaCTCTCTTTTTAACTAAGTTGATGCACTCTATATTTTCTGATGTTCCCAGAAGAGCACCACAATTTATAGTGAAGAATTGACCAAAATAAGTCATTCTATAAATCAATTCACCAAAAtagtatgtttttaattttgtttacaaaactagtataaacgtggttcacagtaacgttttatgctttattttattttaaaaaaattaatgaaaaaaaaagcaaaagttCACGGAGCAAACAGAAATAAAACGTTATTGACAATAACGTTTTATACTTCGTTATCTAGAATCACGTTTTAGAGCTAAAACGTTACTTAAAGTAacgtttttatattttagtacgTTTTATCCAGTCACGGGCTCTGCAATTAAAGAATCGAATCCTGTATTTTACAGATTATAAAACGTAACTGACAATCACGTTTATTATATAAAACGTAACTGTCAATCAcgttttatgtttatttaatcACGGGGCACCAGATTAAGAATAAAATCCTGCTACATTGGAATCTTACAGATCATAAAACGTTATCGCTGATCACATTTCTGCATTAAATCGTGACTATCAATTACGACACTATGTTAAagttaattttctcttttttttactGACGACAAATGGTTATAAAATGAACCTTGTTGAAACAAATGTTCTAAACACTCCAACaatattcattcaaaattttgtttgtgTAGCCCAATTTTGAAACAATATTTACAAAGGTATGAATTAAATAAGTCAAGTCAATGTATCatattgtgttattatttttaccatagctttcaaatatttttctaatttattactTAGAAAGATgacttatttttatgtgtagGAATAAAAATGGCAAATTTTGAACATAATGTGATGGTTGCTTTGTACTGGGGTGGCGAAATAATTACTGAAATGAACGGATGCAGGTATACTGAATGTGCCAGAATGATTATTAACATGTATACTTCAATGAAGtatgttgaattggttgaattATTGCATGAGAAAATGGGTACAACTAGTGAAAATATTCAAATGGATATTTCAGGAAAATATCCTTGTTCGATTCAAGGTAACCATACAAGGTTCATTGAGTTTAAAATTGATGATGATCAATCTTTGCTACAATTTTTTGTTATACCTCAAAACTTTGCGGATAAGATTGACATAAATGTTTTGGAAATGTATGTAAAGACCAAATCAACAAATcaaaatgatatatttcaaattagtGGTCAACATGGTTATCACATGAATTTATTGTCTCAAAATTATGGATTTGCCACGGTTAGTCAACCTCATTATGCAGAGCCGATTGCTCAACCaccatttcaacaattgttaaTGCATGACCAAGGATCATTTGGCGAAGGTTCAAGTAGCCAAAGACATGTTGACAATAGTTCGAGAAAATATGAGGGCAGgtaaaacaacaaatttatgttttaatgaattttaatataattagttgataacacaattttactcattattaatatacatatatagatagatagtgatattttttgtgattaatTACCTTAACTTTTTTAAGGAATAACCTTATGGAGAATAAATTACTGATTTTAAAACAAGCTTCTATGTatcataattttctaaaatttaattgaacttCTTTTTCCACAGAGAAAATGAGAACAATGTTGATCCATATAGTGATGTAAATGCTGAAATTAGTGAAGAAAGTTCGGAGGAAGATGAACCTTCAAAAGATGATGGTGAAAGTGAATCAGATGAAGATATCAATAATGCTAgagatttttctcaaaatgacATTGGTATAAATCTTcctaatcaatttgaaaaggaTGTGTCTGAAGTGCAAAATGATGTACCCTATTTTAGAACATTAGATAACGAGGAAGACATTTTCATGTCTACATGTGAATCTGAGATGGAGTATTGTTCCGTCTGGTCTGAAGATGGCACAAAAGATTTGAAAAAAGGTATGTTTTTTaatagtaaagaaaaattaaaacgagCTGTGACAATTtggagtttaaaaaaaataaagaattcaaGGTGGTGACAtcaaacaagagtttatgggtTGCAAGATGCAAGTTTCATACTTCATTGGGTTGCTTGTGGTTTCTCCGAGGACGAAAGGTTGGAGATAACCTTTggaaaataggaaaatatattgaaaatcatAGATGTGAGACTGAGGGGCTTTCTAGAGGTCATGCCAATCTAAATACCAATTTAATTGCATCTTTGATTcttaatcaaattgaaaaaaatcccAAGGTTTTGGTGGTAGATGTCATTTCCAAGGTTCACGAAAAATTTGGTCATCAAATAACATACAGAAAAGCGTGGCTTGGGCGTCAACGCGCATTTGAATTGGTGTATGGTGACTTTAAGAAATCATTTAGTGACCTACCCAAATTTTTTGCAGCTTTTCAACACTTTAACCATGGAACAATTGTGGAATGGAAACACGAAGAGTCTATGAGTTCATTAGAggtaaaaacttttaaatatgtattttgggCTTTCAAGTCATGCATTGATGGATTTCAAACATGTCGCCCTGTTATTTCAGTAGATGGAACTCATATGTATGGAAAATATGAGATTAAATTATTGATTGCTGTTGGAATTGATGGAAATGATAATATTCTTCCTCTAGCGTTTGCTATTGTAGACAAAGAATCGAAAGAAGCATGGAAATGGTTTTTTAAGAATTTGAGTGCACATGTCATAAAAGATAGAGAAGATATTTGTGTTATATCTGATAGGGCAAAAGGAATATTGACAAGTTTGCAGGAGTTGCGGCGATTTCAGGAGCCTCGAGTCTTCCATCGATATTGTATAAGGCATCTTAAGAGTAATTTTCAATCTCGATTTCCAAACAAGGATCTTAGTAGGCTGATGTGGAGGGCTGCTTCAACCCATCAAGTAAGAAAATTTGAGTCCTTGATTTGGCAAATtagagaagaaaatgaagatgCATATGAATATCTCATGGAAATCCCCTTGGAGAAATGGACGGTTAGCCATGATGGTGGTAAAAGATGGGGAGTGTTGACAACAAATCTTTCAGAGTCGTTCAATGGAGTGTTGAAAAAAGCACGTGGCTTGCCGGTCACTTCTATGGTCAGACTTTCATTAGAGCAAACTGTTGAAAGATACACTCGTAGGTCTAAAAAAGCGCAACAACTCCTAGAACAAGATGAATTGTGGACCGAAAGGTTCAAAATGAAGTGGGAGAAGAACTATGAAAGTTCAAAAAGGCACTTTGTTTTTGATTGGAATATACCCACAGGGGTATTTGAGGTTAGATCTATTCAAGTTGATGGTACTGGTGGTAATCCTCATTGTGTTTCActgaatgaaagaaaatgtgATTGTGGAAAATGGGTTAATTTACATTTCCCATGTTCACATGTCATGAAGGTTACTGATAGAATGGGAGAGCTAGCTAGAAACTTTGTTAGTGAACATTTCACTGTAGAGAATTATGTTGCAACATATTATGGGTCCTTCTCACCGGTTGGCCATAAGGCGTATTGGCCATCTCCTAATTTTAGAATGGAAAGTAATGAATTCTATCGTCATCTCAATCGATCAAGGAACAAAAGAATACCCAATGAGATGGATCGTGGTGCTGCTGTATATGAGCGAGCTTGTGGATTATGTAGACAAACCGGACATGATAGGCGTCGATGTCCAGATCGTAATTAAAATTAAGTGGAGAATTGTTGATTAGTTTAATTGTGTTTATTCCAAATGTGGGTCAATGTCtagttttgatcattttctttcAGTTAGCTACTGTAATgtaattcaaataataattaattttttgccTTTTGTTGTATAGTTTGGAGCTTATTCAGTTAGTTACATTGTTGTGTTGCattgttcatatatatatatatatatatatatatatatatatatgcatatatatatatatagcagaCATAGCAGATGCCAAACAATAATACATAATTGGTGCCATTTAGACAaacaataatacataattagtGCCATTTCAGACATAGCAGATGCCAaacaataatacataattagtGCCATTTCAGACATAGCACACATTTCACACATTTCGTGCCATTTCAGACATAGCACACATTTCAGACATAGCACACATTTCACACATTTCGTGCCATTTTTCTGGTTAAAGGATAACGAACAATTCTGTCTTATACATTGAAATTTAAGACAGAACAAAACACTACACTAAATTTACAGAACAAAACACTGCACTTAATTTACAGAACAAAACACTGCACTAAATTTACAGAACAAAACACTGCACTAAATTTTACAGAACAAAACACTGCACTAGAATGTCTCATAGTTGATCTCAAAATCAAGCTTCAACGATAAGTGCCATAAGAAACTAGAGTTATGTCGACAAAAAAAGAAGTTAGGCCTTGCTTTGCTCAAAGTTCAAACAGGAACAGCAGAACTGAATTGGAACTAATACTTCCCAGAAAGCTCACAAATAACAGCTGCAACAGCACAACTTTAACACTGCTCCAAAAGATAGGCATcaaattaaaactaaattaacaGGAGTTAAAGCAAATTACCACTCGCGATGTGTCCACAAAttcaatacaacaacataccgaATGTAATCCACCACAGTCTGGGGCGGTTCACAGAATCATCCTTTGCCTTTTTTCTTTGTCAACACAGAAacttttgttttgttcttttgGCCGTGCTGATTAAGATAATGACTCCCTAAAAGTAGGAACAACTTTTCAgttattcaactaaaaaaaacacTTATTCAAAGAATAATGTGAAGATTTTAACATACCAGTCCTACAAAGCTTAGGAATGATTGTACGCTTTTTCTTCACTAATGGTTCACCACCTTGGCTTGCACCTTGATTCGCATCCTCCAACTCATCACCATCCACAAAGTTTGGGGCGTTGTCAAAATGTTGAGGTTGATTACTACCAAATACATTTTCAAGTGATGAAAGACTTGGGTTCCTTGATATTTGTGGAGTCTGTGGTGTCGTGTACGTCACATTCTCAATGTTTGTTGGTTCATAATTCAAAACTGCTTGGGAATGTTGTGTGGTTTGATCATCTTCACTCATTTCAATGGGTACTCGACCTCTCTCAATAGCACGTACCTTCCTACCCGCAACACCACCTTTTCCTCGCCGACGAATAGGAGGATGCAAATGGTCAGACATTATCTCCTCTCTTCTATAATTTGCTTGAACATGAGTCCTATCTGCCTCTTGCACATATGCCAAACAATTAGATCCTTCATCCCGCACCATTGCACGAAACCCGTAAAATTCCTCCATTGATGGATTTTCACCGAGAGATATTGCTTTATTAACCATCAAATGAATATGACGCACCTGTCCAAAATAACAAAACTTgcctcaaaattcaaaattaaccCATTCTAGCTATAGTTCgaaagaaatcatttatgcTCCAAAAATTAATAAGTTAATATCAAACTTACCATTGTTTCGTATGTCGTCGCATTAGGCACGTAAccttgttgttgttgaggactCGAAATAGGATTACCAATGATAAAACGAGTAATACGTCTAAACCAAATAAGGTAGGGATCATCATACCGAAGTGATCCATGAAGGATTGGTGCATTCCATACATATTGATCAATATGGTTCCAAAAATGCAACCATTGTGCATGCTCTAACTCCCAATTTGTGTTTGATCTTCCTCGACGATCATGGTTAAAATGTGTAGCGTCAAATGCAAATGAAGATGGTATCGCTTGTACCAATCCAAATTGCCTCATAACTCGATCGGGTAAATGAACCTCAACAACATCCCAACAAAAAATTGGAACTCTAGCACGCCATATGTCTCTTCCAACGCGGCAATATTCGGGAAGACTCTCAATTATGTCAGAAGAATATGGTTCccaaataaactataaaaaaagTACTCACAATTACAATATATACGAAAGTTAAGagaaaattagtacaaaatctTACCTGATCTTCTGTCATGGAATCCAGCGCATCCCTGAAAACTCTTAACACGTGTTTGGTAGTGTCGGTCCAACTAAAATGTGCATACCATCTAGCAGCATGTGGACCCCTTGGTAAACCAACAGGGAAAATATTCCTTGTATCTCTTTTTGCTACAATCTGAGGCGTAAGGACGGTAACTCTCTCCCATGCCCAAATCTGGACATAATAGATAATTATAAACtagataaaatttcaataaatactAAGTGTAATTATTGAGTATACCTGAAGTAGTGGTAGGAATCCAGCAATCTCATTTTGGCTACTTTGGGAGGCTTTACAAAGAAAACGATACAAATATGCTAGGGTTGCACTACCCCAACTGTAAGACCCTACTGTAGTGATATCCTCCAGCATAGGCAAGTACATAAGCTTTAAAAGACCACCAGATGTGTCTGCCAATAGTAAACCAGCAATCATCCAAAACATATAACACCTAGCTTTCTCATTGACCATATCCTGTGTTGCCAAGTCGGGTAATCGTGGTTGAAGTCGCAAGTGTGCATTAAGCGCAGAAACCTTGAGACTACTATGTTTAAAGTCTTGAGGTTGTGGACTAAAACCTAATAATCTTTGACAAATATTTTGCCAATCCACTACAGACCTCTGTGGCTCATACCCAACTACCGCATTACCTTTCACGGGTAAGCCATACAATATCTCCACGTCCTGTAAAGTGATCGTACTCTCACCCGTCCTAAAGTGGAATGTATGAGTCTCAGGCCGCCATCTCTCAACTAGTGCGGTGATTAAGCTACGATCAATTACAGGCCTATGAGACCTATAAACACCATATAATCCAGATAGTTTAATCACATCTAGGACTCGTGGATGAATGGGATGTTCATTTACTAGGTCCCAAAACTTCCCATCACATTTTCTTGTGttcaaaatcatattatcattccCTATCCATATATCTCGTGACCTATGAGTGAGCTATCCAGTTAATACAGACGGATCAAGTGGACCGGGATCCAATTGGTATGCATTATTAGCAGCCATAAAATAAATACCTACACAGAAGTAAGAATACAACGTAACTTAGAAGCTTTTCTCAATCTACGAGTGCAAGAGTTGTTAAATATATAGTGATTGTAAATTATGTTTACATGACAGAAACAATCAAAAGCACAACAGTTTACTGCTTAAGATTTGGTAAGAGTGGCAGGGGTTAACCTATAACCCACTCAATCACCCACCCGATCACTCACTTAGTTAATTACAGATATACCCTTGTGCTGTAAACTGATATATCCTCTCTATATGCATTTTGTAGGAGAGGCAACCCGAGTACTTCTAGGCAGGTTCTAAATAATGatcaatatattatgtatgataTATTTACACAACATAAAACCATGCATGTACACAGCAAATCGCAGGCACAGATTAAAAGATAAGGACAGAGCAGCTTCAATAATTGCAAGAGACTATTCCTGTTTAGGATCATTATAGCTTCAATAGTTAAGTACTTGCTATCTATGTTAGCAGACAAAACTTTGACCAAAGCAGAGACTCTATTTGCGAGGGAAAATGAATTCCCTTCCTTCTTAAGCAAACTAAGCAACTGGTACTACAACAAATCGACCTATAACCCACTCACTCACTTAGGTAATAACAGAGTAAATCGACCTATAACGCAGTTACTCACTTAGTTAATTACAGACAAACTCTTGTGCTGTAAACTGATGCATCCTCCCTATATGTAGAGAAGCAAGCTTTGTATCAATGTATTATGTATGATTTACACAGCATAAAACTAGATGCATATAACAGCAAATCACAAGCATGCATTATAAGAAAAGGACATAGCAGCTTCAATAATTGCAACAGAGTATTCCTGTTAAGGGTCATTGCACTTCGATAGTTAAGTAATTGCTAATCTATGTTAGCACACAAAATTTTCACCAAACAATCGGCATCATCAATACCTAGGAAGCACGGAAGTGCGAACACAATTGTGGCTGATTACTTGCCTCCTAATGAGCGATTTCAAAGGTTTAAGATGAAGAAGGTAGGGAGATGAAGAATCACAAGACATGGAAGCTTACCTCTAAGCAGTGAATGCTCCTACTGATCTGGATCGCTACAACGAAGAGATCGAAAGCAGGGAGAAAGGCGAATGTTTCGGTGGTTGCCTAAAGGAAAATAACAAATTCATCAACTATAAGATAAACTAAATCAATGTATGACAAAATTACCTGAATCACAAAAAGAACTCTTCATTATCAAAGTTTTTTTTACCTTATTAAAGCAGATCTGAAGccgttttcaagtgggttttcttagGGTTTTCTTGGAGGGTGGTCTCAGCCGAGTGCCAGCGAGTTTGGGGAAATATGGGTTGCAATCGAGTGCGATAATACCTTTTATCTTTCtcgtttcaaaaaaaaaacacagagaaaagagagaaagaggagaAGGGGCTAATGTATGTTTACGCTTCAATGGGGGTTTTTTGTTCTAGTATATATGCTTAAAACGTTATTCCCAATAACGTATTAGAGTTAAAACGTAATTTTCAGTTacgtattattattaaattatatatgcttAAAACGTTATTCCCAATAACGTATTAATAGAGTTAAAACGTAATTTCCAGTTacgtattattattaaattatatatgcttAAAACGTTATTCTCAAACGTATTAGAGTTAAAACGTAATTTCCAGTTACGTATTATTATTTAACGTCGTTAGCAGACTGTCCCTTttctcattaaattttttaaaataaaataatttttaaaaaaaataaataaagtataaaacgttactgtgaaccACGTTTATACTAGCTttgtaaacaaaattaaaaacatactaTTTTGGTGAATTGATTTATAGAATGGCttattttggttaaaaattcatttatagTAGAGGAAATATTCCTAGCAATGACTAGAAAGATAACGGGATAGTAAATAATGAAGATAAATGGCCTAAAGGTTACATATGTTACAAAGAATAATGAGTGAAATAATGTGAGGGCATCCAATGTCACTAACATgcaaaatgaagagttgtgaacTTTTTAAatggttgtgacttttctgataAGGCACTATTTCATAGTTAATACTTTCATACTAACCTTTTTGGGCCAATGATAAAGATTCTCAgaaaaaagtgaagttttcGAGCATTTGAAGGGAAAGTTCACCTTCCATGTAATCCCAATGAACACAAAATCAGCTGATTGAGTTCATGAGAGACCCCAGACATGTAGATATAtcaatttgttcactatttgcCAAGTCGTGAATGATTCTGAAAATTTGTACAACAGTTCACGAGTATCTTTATCAAAAATTATGAAGCACAGATCTGCAGTACAACCAAAATAAATGGAATATCCACTAGATCATCTTCTACTCCTTGATGGACCACCAGATTTTTCTAAAGTTCAATAATACCTATCAAAACCAACATTTGTGAAAGACTCTATAACTAACGGTTGGTTGTCAAAGACTCTATAACTAACGGTTGGTTGTCACTTGTCAACATCCTCAATGTCAAAATTCAGATTATGTGTGGTGGTGTAAGTGATGACAAAAATCCGAAGCTGTGGAGTCCGATTGCATCTCATCCTGCACTAGTGATCATACGGCAAATGGAAGAGACCATACTAGAATGACTCCCTTGCATCACTTCCGCCCAATCTTGCAGTGCCTTCCACTGATTCAAATAGGGTGTTGAACTGCACAACAAGCATGCTAACAGGACAGAGAGGCATGGAGTAGGAACAATAATGTAACAAATTAAGCTTTGTATTGATAATCAAAGTAACTAATTACAAATAGATTGTTCATGCAGTCAATGAGCAAATGAAAAATAGATAAGGGATATTCTATGAGTGTTATTATAAAATAgctaatcaaaagaaaataaaataactcaTACACCTagtttggatggttgttacccggtgtattgtattgtactatTACTTTAAATACAATGtgtgttttgattgttacttaaataTTATTGTATCGTATCGTTAGGTAACAACAAAAAGTCCCATTTGTGTAATAACGGATTTGATATGCATGATTGCATCATTACCttagtattttcttttttcttttatctttacttattatttaataattatattttatccttTTACCTCTACCTTTTTATAGTAGCTCTACCATATATCCTACTTTTCTTGTcattttatctttcaaattgtTGGTGTGAGACATTATGTAATGACGGAAATGAATACAATCTATCCAAACgttgtatttattaaaataatataggaCAATATGAAACAATCATCCAATTAGAGTGTAAATAAGCCCTAATGGATTATTTTCCTCTTCTGTATATAGGCATCTTTTTAGGACTTCAAGTGTAATTTAACAATCCCCCATTCATAACAGCATTAATCACCTTGGTTCGCTGAGCACAAAGACATATCACAACATAGCAGGGAAGAGACAAATACCATGCCACCAAAAGATAACATTTCTGCAATGAAGATGAACcataaaaaaattgcaaaatccTTCATGTGTCAGCTTCAGAGGTAACAAGTAATCTCATAGTAGTTCTTCCCAACAATCTAAGTGAATGCATCCTATTCCTCAAATCTGAATCAGTGGTTATCAAAATCCAATCGCCACCTTCATCTTCATACTTTATTGAAAACCTTTCAAGTATATTCTTAAGCCTCTTTTCCACTTCCCCCTCCATTCTACCCTCGTTGATGAAAGGAGAGTTGAAACTTTATGATATCACCTCTATATGTAACCTTTATCGTCATCACACTATCACAAGGTTTTCCTGTGCAGGAGATATTTTGTGACCCAAATAATCTATGCCTTTTTCTTGGGAAAGAGCAGAACATTGTTGATCGACCACATATGGTTCCGCACCTTGAAAAGATACGCCTTGGCTAACATGGACATTAACCTTTCTAGTCTTGTAATTTGGCCATCTAGTGATTTCATATTCTTTACATATTTGTTTCAGTGTTGCTCGACTAACTGCAATAAAAGAAGTACACAAAAAGGGATTTCAGTGAACCTATGCATAAATCATTTCGGTTAAAGGCATATgagcatacatatatataatagcaCAAAAAGAACTACGAACCTCAAATGAGCTAAAGTTAGTGCACTTACCAGGTAGATTTTTGGCAGCATCTTGAAGAGTCATGCCAAAATGTTGCTCCATAATCTTGCGAGTAATCCCATAATCTTTTTCTATCCTTtgtattatgtttttcttatgcAAATGGATTTTATTGTTGTTAGTCATTGCATTTCCCGCAGAATAGATTTCAATATTTGGTTGCTCAAAGTGTGAATCAAGTTGCATTATTTCAAGTGTATCCTCAATGTGGTCATCATGTGCTACATCCAAGTTAACTTTTCCACTGTTTATCACAGCTTCCTCTATTGGATGAGGAAGTAACAGATCAACTTCCATTGTCCTGTCAATTTTCTGCTGAATGTCTCTCAAAGTGAGAGTCTTTCCATTATATAGAGAGAATAAAGATTACACATCCCTAAAGATCCGTCATTTCTATCCTAAAGATCAGCTATTCAATCTCTATAAATCTGCTATTCAATCCCTCCAAATCCGCTATTCTATCACAATATTTATTCCTTTGATTCTACAACAAATCTATATGCTCATGCTAATTTATATCACtatataattacattaatatatacaattatttagatTTCCATCATGCTAACATCCCCCCTCAAATTGATGTCGGTGGATAAAGAAGCATCAATTTGCCTACTAGAAACTGATGGCGTTGTCGTGCCATAGATTTTCTAAATGCATCAGCTATTTGAAGATCACTGGATACATGTCGAAGAGTAATGACTCCTTTATCTACAGCTTCTCGTATATAAGGACAACCTATTTCGATGTGTTTGGTCCTCTCATGAAAAACTGAATTAGTAGCAATCTGAATAGCACTTGTATTATCAGCATGGAGAGGAGTAGGATGAGATTGAGGAAATCCAATCTCAGCAAGTAATCCACAAAGCCATACAACCTCAGAGCAAGCAGTAGACATGGATCGATATTCAGCCTCTGTTGAAAATTTTGACACATGATCTTGCTTTTTACTCTTTCAAGATATCAATGACTCTCCAAGAAACATGCACCAACCAGTGACTGAACGATGAGTATCAGGACATCTCGCCCAGTCAAAATCACTAAAGCAATAAGACGAATAGGAGAACCACTTGGAAAGAATAATCCACGAGTAGATGTTCCTAGAAGATACCGAATTATGCGATGAACAGCCACCAAGTGGAGATGACGAGGAGCTTGCATAAACTGACTAACTTGTTGAACTACAAAAGAGATATCAGGCCGAGTAATAGTAAGGTAATTTAGACTCCCAACTAATTGTCGAAACATAGTTGGATCAGGAAGAATATCGCCTTCCTCTTGATGATACTTCATATTCAATTCCAATAGAGTATCTACGGAGGAGAAATCTTGAAGACCAGCCAAAGAAAGCAGATCCTGAGCATATTTGTGTTGGTTTAGAAACACACCTGAAGAGCCATTATGAACTtccaaacccaaaaaaatatgtaagagtaccaagatctttcatatgaAAGAATCTTTAAGCTGTTGTTGGAGGCTAGTGATTAGTGAAGAATCGGTTCCTGTGATAATAATGTCATCTACATACACCAAAAGAAGAACACAACCTGCAGATGTTTTTCGAAGAAACAGAGATGAGTCATATTTTTTATGCTCAAAAGAAAACTGTAGCAAAGTAGATCAGAACTTatcaaaccaagctcttggaGATTGTTTTAATCCATACAAACACCGCTTCAACTTGCATACATCTGATGTAAGCGATGCGAATAAACCAGGTGGAGGTTTCATATAAATATCTTCTTTGAGATCACCATGGAGAAAAGAatttttgacatccatttgataaaGAGACCATTTTGTGAAGCAGCAATGGCAATAATAGTTCGCAC is a genomic window containing:
- the LOC107004261 gene encoding serine/threonine-protein phosphatase 7 long form homolog, producing the protein MILNTRKCDGKFWDLVNEHPIHPRVLDVIKLSGLYGVYRSHRPVIDRSLITALVERWRPETHTFHFRTGESTITLQDVEILYGLPVKGNAVVGYEPQRSVVDWQNICQRLLGFSPQPQDFKHSSLKVSALNAHLRLQPRLPDLATQDMVNEKARCYMFWMIAGLLLADTSGGLLKLMYLPMLEDITTVGSYSWGSATLAYLYRFLCKASQSSQNEIAGFLPLLQIWAWERVTVLTPQIVAKRDTRNIFPVGLPRGPHAARWYAHFSWTDTTKHVLRVFRDALDSMTEDQFIWEPYSSDIIESLPEYCRVGRDIWRARVPIFCWDVVEVHLPDRVMRQFGLVQAIPSSFAFDATHFNHDRRGRSNTNWELEHAQWLHFWNHIDQYVWNAPILHGSLRYDDPYLIWFRRITRFIIGNPISSPQQQQGYVPNATTYETMVRHIHLMVNKAISLGENPSMEEFYGFRAMVRDEGSNCLAYVQEADRTHVQANYRREEIMSDHLHPPIRRRGKGGVAGRKVRAIERGRVPIEMSEDDQTTQHSQAVLNYEPTNIENVTYTTPQTPQISRNPSLSSLENVFGSNQPQHFDNAPNFVDGDELEDANQGASQGGEPLVKKKRTIIPKLCRTGSHYLNQHGQKNKTKVSVLTKKKGKG